The genomic interval GACTATCCTACTCACTCTAAAGACAATGAATTCTGGGCTTTAAAAGATTTAAATTTTGAAATTAGCCAAGGGCAGGCAGTGGGTATTATTGGTATGAATGGGGCAGGAAAGTCTACCTTGTTAAAAATTCTATCCCGCATAACAGCACCTACCTTAGGTGAAATAAAAGTAGACGGGCGTATAGCAAGCTTACTGGAAGTTGGAACTGGATTTCATCCGGATTTAACAGGCAGGGAAAATATTTTCCTTAATGGGGCTATTTTAGGCATGTCAAAGTTTGAGATCAGAAGTAAACTAGATGAAATTATTTCGTTTTCGGGTGTGGAAAAACACATTGATACACCTGTGAAACGCTATAGCAGCGGAATGCATGTCCGCTTAGGCTTTGCCGTGGCTGCCCATCTGGAACCTGAGATTTTAATAGTAGACGAGGTTTTGGCAGTTGGCGATGCTGAATTTCAAAAGAAATGTATAGGTAAAATGAAGGAAGTAGCCGGAGAGGGCCGCACTATCTTATTTGTAAGCCATAATATGGCAGCTGTTGCAAAACTTTGTAGCAGAGCGATTTTATTAAGACAAGGAAAAATACACTTAGACAGCACGGTAGATGATGCAATAGGAACATACCTTAATTTGTTTTCTAAAGATTCAAAGCCTGAAATTACCTGGGAGTACTTTGGGCAATCCGTGGATAATGTCCAGATAATTGCGTTGAGACTTTTGCGGGAAGACGGAACGATTTGCGGCCATTTTTACATAAATGAAAATTTTTATATTGAAATTGAATACATAAATTTGAAAGAGGGCTTATTACTGTCCAGCTATTTTGAGCTTCGAAGTTTACTGGAAGCAGGAGTATTGTCATCAGCCAACTGGGCATCCGCTACGGCAAACGAAGATAATTATTCAAATACCGCTTTTAAAAAAGGAAAATATAAGTCGCGTATGAAAATTCCAGGCAACCTTTTAAATGAAGGAACTTACCGAATTAATGCCTGGATACTGGAAAATGTATCTGCTACGGCTGCAGAGGCCAAAGAACCGCTCATGGTTACTATTGTTGATACTGGAGAAATGAGAAAAGAGTATACCGGAGAATGGTTTGGCGTAGTGCGCCCAAAACTGGAGTGGTATACCAAGGCAATCAATGATGAAAAGCTATAAAACAATAAAGAGTATAGCTTTCCATATATGCATACATGTTTTAAATAGATAAACAGGCGAACGATTACTAAGAATCAATTCTGCATTATGACTTCTACTACTCAGCCTTTTGTAAATTCACTTATTTGCCCGGTTTGTAAAGGAAAAATTGAGTATACAGATGATATGATAAGCTGCCTTTCATGTCACTCTCAATTTCCTCAGCCAAAAAAAGAATACATTAATTTGTTACCCCATGAAGCAATAAATAAAAAAGAGGGCAACTGGCAGGAGAGGCAGCAGGAGATGGAGCTTTGGTATAAAGATCTGTTGACAGATATAAATTCAGCTGTATCTCTTTTTAAGCATGATTATGCCCCTTTTAGCGATTATTTTGCCAAATTGTCGGGAAATATATTGGATCTGGGAGGTGGAGTCGGAGTGGTAAGACATTATCTGCCTGAAAATTGTAATTACATAGTGGTAGATCCATCTACGGATTGGCTTAGCTCTGACTGGAATTTGCTTTCAAAATCGTACCCATGTTTAGCTGAAAAACCAAATTTTATTATGGGGGTAGGTGAATTTTTGATGTTCAATGATAATTCCTTTGATTCTGTGCTTGCTTTCTGGAGTATAAACCATGTAAACGACCCTTTGAAAGTATTTAAAGAAGTACAAAGAGTATTAAAACCCGGTGGAAAATTCCTGGTCGTATTTGAGGATATGGAACCCTGGTGGAGCGATTTTTTAAGTAGCTCCATGCGTCGCCAGTTTGAGCAGGAAAGACTAAAGGAAATGATCGATCAGAAGATAAAATCTAGTTTACTGGGAAACAAATGGCCAGTACAGGCTGATCATATTTTCATCACAGATAAAGATATAAAAGAGTGGATTAATAACCGTTTTGAGAAAATAAACAGGCAATGGATAGGAACCTATTTAACCTATGAATTTAAAAAAAATTAAGCGAGTTTGTCTGCTATCATTCCTGTTTTTAAGCAAGCCAGAAGTTGCTACATCCTGGCAAAGCCTTATCTGAACTCCTAATAACAGACGTACTGACTTTAATAATCTTACGAAAGAAAGCTTACCAGGTGAATAAAAAGAAGAAATACTATTAGTTTATATTTTGGCTGATTTTATCTTCTGATGCCTAAACGGCAATTAATAGATACATCGTTGAAGTGTAGTAATAGAAGCAGATAAATATAGGACGGTCTCTAAGCTGGTAGTTCGTAAATAGTTTTGAAAACTAAAATATGTATATGTTGCCTGTGCCATCCGAGTTTCCCTTGGTTTCAGTAATTATTCCCTGTTTTAACCATGGCAAATATTTGGCAGAAGCTATTGAATGTATTCGTAACCAGACCTATGTACATACGGAGATAATAGTTGTAGACGATGGATCAACAGATACTACAAAAGAAGTAGCAGCTAAATTTTCCAACGTTATGTATGTATATCAGGAAAACCAGGGCCTGTCTGCTGCCAGAAACACTGGAATTAAACATAGTAATGGGGATTTTCTGGTTTTTCTGGATGCAGATGATTTGTTGTACAATTACACTATCGAATATAATCTTCAATACTTACAGAAAAATCCGGAGGCAGCCTTTGTTTCCGGAGCCAGTGACATAACTACTAT from Rhodocytophaga rosea carries:
- a CDS encoding class I SAM-dependent methyltransferase; its protein translation is MTSTTQPFVNSLICPVCKGKIEYTDDMISCLSCHSQFPQPKKEYINLLPHEAINKKEGNWQERQQEMELWYKDLLTDINSAVSLFKHDYAPFSDYFAKLSGNILDLGGGVGVVRHYLPENCNYIVVDPSTDWLSSDWNLLSKSYPCLAEKPNFIMGVGEFLMFNDNSFDSVLAFWSINHVNDPLKVFKEVQRVLKPGGKFLVVFEDMEPWWSDFLSSSMRRQFEQERLKEMIDQKIKSSLLGNKWPVQADHIFITDKDIKEWINNRFEKINRQWIGTYLTYEFKKN
- a CDS encoding ABC transporter ATP-binding protein, producing the protein MSEVVISVEGLGKRYRLGSIGTGTLSQDLNIWWANLRGKENPYAKLEPDYPTHSKDNEFWALKDLNFEISQGQAVGIIGMNGAGKSTLLKILSRITAPTLGEIKVDGRIASLLEVGTGFHPDLTGRENIFLNGAILGMSKFEIRSKLDEIISFSGVEKHIDTPVKRYSSGMHVRLGFAVAAHLEPEILIVDEVLAVGDAEFQKKCIGKMKEVAGEGRTILFVSHNMAAVAKLCSRAILLRQGKIHLDSTVDDAIGTYLNLFSKDSKPEITWEYFGQSVDNVQIIALRLLREDGTICGHFYINENFYIEIEYINLKEGLLLSSYFELRSLLEAGVLSSANWASATANEDNYSNTAFKKGKYKSRMKIPGNLLNEGTYRINAWILENVSATAAEAKEPLMVTIVDTGEMRKEYTGEWFGVVRPKLEWYTKAINDEKL